CTCGGCGCGTGGGCGGTCTTGGAGAGTCTCGGACGGCACTGACTCGGGCATAGTGGGAGTTGTGAACACCGTCGATGTGATGTATCCGCGCAGCATGCCGCTGGGAACCCCCGACCGGATTGAAGTGAGCCGGGTGATGCCGCAACGAGGGTTGGCGATGATCGGCGGCTGGTGCGTCCTCGATCATTTCGGGCCGGACGCCGCGCCGCTGCGCATGGCCTGCCATCCGCATACCTGCCTGCAGACGGTGACCTGGCTTTTCGACGGTGAGATCCGTCATCGCGATGCGCTGGGCAGTGATGAACTCGTCCACCCTGGTGAGGTCGCCATCATGACCGCGGGCTGGGGGACCACCCACACCGAGTACTCCACCCCGGGCCCGCTGCACGGCGTCCAGCTGTGGACGGCCCTGCCCAACAACGTCCGATTCAACCAACCCGGCTTCGAGTACTTCGCCACCGAACCCGTGCGGATGGGCGACCACGAGGTCGCCGTCTTCGTCGGCGAGTTCGGGGACTCCGACTCACCCGTTCAGGTCTACTCGCCGCTGTGCGCCGCGGAGATCCGGTTCACCACCGCAGACCCCCTGGAGGTCGAGATCCCCGAGAACTGGGAGTTCGGGGTACTCGCCGACTCCGGCACGGTCCAAGTGGACGACACCGAGGTGCCGGCAGGTGCACTCGGCTATCTCGCACCCGGACGCCGCCGGCTGCGGCTGCAGGCTCACGCGAATGCCGGCGAGATCGTCCGGGCGGTCGTCATCGGCGGCGAGCCGTTGGGTGAAGACCTCATCGTCTGGTGGGCCTTCGTCGGCCACAGTCACCAGGAGATCGCGGCCTGGCGGGCGAACTGGCAGATGGCGATCGGTGCCGAGCAGGACGGCGACAACCCCGGCAACTTCCCACTGACTCCGCGCACCGATAACGAACCGGAACTCACCGCGCCGCCCCTGCCGCCGGTCAGGTTACGTCCGCGTCACTGAGGGTCTCGCCGCCCTACAGCACTCGCCCGACCACGGAGTAATGGCCGCCGCCTCACCTGTCGGCGTCTTGCCTCTCGGCGTCCTGCCCTTCGGTGTCTTTGCTTTCGAGGTCCTTGGGCTTGTCCGACTCCTCCGAAGCCTCGGAGTTCTGTTCCTCGGCGTCATACTTCTCTGAGCCCTTGCCGAGCAGCTGATCGCGCCAGATGCCCAAGCGGGTGGGCAGATCCATCTTCTCGAGCCGCTCACGCAGCCCGCTGCCCTCTTCCTCTATCCAGGAGCGAACGTTCGTGTCGAGGTTCTCCAGTCGCTCACGCATCTCCTGGCCGCTGCTCTCCAGACGTTCCTGCAGCTCGTCTCCGGCTTGGCTGAACCATTCGCGCACGTCGGGGCCGATCTCGTCGAGCTGAACTCGCCACTTGGGATTC
The Brooklawnia propionicigenes DNA segment above includes these coding regions:
- a CDS encoding pirin family protein; protein product: MNTVDVMYPRSMPLGTPDRIEVSRVMPQRGLAMIGGWCVLDHFGPDAAPLRMACHPHTCLQTVTWLFDGEIRHRDALGSDELVHPGEVAIMTAGWGTTHTEYSTPGPLHGVQLWTALPNNVRFNQPGFEYFATEPVRMGDHEVAVFVGEFGDSDSPVQVYSPLCAAEIRFTTADPLEVEIPENWEFGVLADSGTVQVDDTEVPAGALGYLAPGRRRLRLQAHANAGEIVRAVVIGGEPLGEDLIVWWAFVGHSHQEIAAWRANWQMAIGAEQDGDNPGNFPLTPRTDNEPELTAPPLPPVRLRPRH